In Planctobacterium marinum, the DNA window ATGAACAGGGATAATGGCCTTGGTTTTAGCAGTGATCAACGCTTCAGCTTGCTGACAATCAAGGGTCCATGTATTTTTGTCTACATCACATAAAACGGGAGTTGCACCGCAGTGAATTACGGCATTTGCTGTTGCCGCAAAGGTCATATTTGGCACAATGACCTCGTCCCCTGGTCTAATTCCCAATGCGATCAATGTTAAATGCAATGCGGCTGTGCCGTTACTCACGGAGACTGCGAATTTGGCCCCCGTGAACTTGGCAAAGTCATGTTCAAATTGCTTAACAAAGTCGCCCTGAGAAGATATCCAACCCGTTTCCATACATTTTGCAACGTAGGCTTTTTCGTTATGTGCAATGTAAGGTACGGAGATAGGGAGCCTTACTTTAGAAAACCCTGGATTCATGTTTTAATCATTCTTTGAATTATTGTGACCGACAAAAGAGCTTCCTTCACTCAGATTTTTACGCAACAGGCTATTGCTGGCAATGACAGAATTACTTCCAATAATCAATCCGTCTTGGATGCAGGCCTGACTACCGATAAAACAATTGTCGCCGACACGACAACTTCCATTGATGCTCGCCATTGTAGAGACATGACAAAACTCACCAACCTGAACGTCGTGCTCCAATAGTGCTTTGCTATTAATGATCGCAAAGTTACCAATTCGCACATTGGCATTGATAATTGCACCGTGCATAACGATAGTGCCAGCCCCCAGCTGTGCATGTTCAGAAACATAAGCATGAGGAGACACAACTACAGGCACAGTAAATCCTAGCTCCAATAGCTGTATCGCAATCTCACGTCTTGGTGCAATTGTTTTTATTTGTCCTACGGCAATTAACGCAGCCTCTGCATACTGGTTTAAGTAAGGGAGATCTTGATCTGTTCCCAGGACCTCATACCCCAAAACTTTTTTTCCTACTTCTTCAGGTAACCCAACGAGCCCCAATATATCGTAAACACCTTGTTGTTCAACCACGTCAATGCATGAAACAGCATGCCCTCCGGCTCCTACAATGAGAAGTTTTTGCTTGCGCTTTGTATCAGCCATGGCGATATCTCATATACATTCGGTCATTAGTAATACAGGGTTTAGGTGTTTAAGCGCCTTTTCATTAATACCTCTGCCGCTTCAAGGTCAGACAGACTATCAATATCAATAGAATCTTCCTCAGACATCTCGAAAAACCACGTATTTTCAGTATAAAACCCTCTTGGCTCGAGCATCGCTTTTCCAATGTATATTGCGCCATTGGGATAGTAAAACTGGGGGAGTTTTTGCCTTCGATGACCTTTTAACGGCTGGGGGAAACAAAAAGAGACCTTGCCATCGTCGTTAGAAGACAACAACCAAGCGCTTTTTTGAGGAGCTTTTACCACACTCACTAAAGTATCGAGGTCCGACTGCCTCTGATTTAGATAAAAGCGGATCGCTTCATCAATTTGTTTGCAATTGCGAAACGGAGAAGTGGGTTGCAACATTACGACTAAATCGTAATTTTTCCCTTCATTTTCGTACAACCAATTCAGTCCATGACTAATGGCATCTTCAATAGCGGCAGAGTCACCAGCGAGAGATTCTGGCCGTTTAAACGGCGCCATCACACCTAGCGTTTTAGCAATCTCAATCACCTCATCAGAGTCCGTAGAAACCAAAGTATCGGTGATAATCTCACTCCCAAGCGCCGCTTCGATTGTCCAGGCAACTAAAGGCTTCCCACCCAAATTCCGACTATTCTTTCCCGGCAACCCTTTGGAGCCTGCTCTTGCCCCGATAAAGGCTAATACACTAAGATTCTGTAACATCTAAAATCGTGATCTTGTTGCTGATGTCAATGCCCAAGCTAAGCTCTTCCATTGGTGAAGACGTTTTTGTTTTCTGAATATTAAACGACTCTTTGGGTACGGCAATAGGTTTGATATGTTCCTGTGCATTAGCGTAGTGTTTTTCGGACACGTCCAACAAACGCAGGTTCTTTTGATAAACGATTTCTTGCAGTCCCAATAGCTGCACCGGAGAAAAATTATGAGAAATGACCCCAGTAATCTTGCTCGCGTCACCGAGATCCATAAGATACGCCTCCAAATCACCGTCGTACTGCTCTAAGATAGAGTCTTTGTAGGTGTAATACCATTCGGACCCCGGATAAGCGGTGGCGAAATGGGGTTTTGCGGTTATCCCTAATTCAATCAGAGCATTGATGGTGTTGCGAATACTGTCAAAAGTTTCTTCCGGGAAGCCTATAATAATATTGGGGATTGGTTTTATTCCCGATTCCAGGCAAACGCCGATGCTTTGTTTATTCTTACGAGCGTTTGAGCCCTTGCCTAAGTTTCGCAATACAGTCGGATCAAATGACTCCAATCCATAAACTAAGTGTGTGCAGCCAGCTTCATACATCAATTTCAACGTTTCCGGGCGATGCAGGCCTGCGTGACTTGTTCCATTCCAATGCACACCGGTACAATTTTCGTCGTGTTCGATTCCTTGTTTGCGGCAGGTTGGTTGCAACCCTTCTTCAATCCAAAGTTTACACAACTCTTTAAGCCATTTACCTTTACTCGCAACGTCCATCGTCATGAAGTTTTCATCAATGAATGAAGCGAAATCAATATCGTATTCCTTGTGAAGATGTTTCACCATGTCAACAATGTAGCGTGGACTATGGTAACGAATATTTCGTCCATAGGTGAAAACGACGTCTTTTTCACCTTCTTCGTTTTCCTCAACCAACATGTCTCCCGTCGTACCCAAATGCCAACAGTACTTACAGGTAAGACCACATCCAAAACTGCCATTCACATCCATCCGGCGCTTAGCCATAGCGGCTTCTTCACTGAATAGATTGGAAGAATTAGCAAAATAAATATCGAGCGGAAACAAATCCCATGCAGGCCAAGGTAATAAATCTAAGTCGTGGATATTAGGCCTGATATCTGCGAGGTGCGGTTTCCCCTGCGCATCTCGAAAGACGGTACCACGCACTTTTGAAAAGTCCGTCTTCCCCTCATCAATATAGCGCAGCACCTCAGGAAAGGTAACAAATGACTCTCCTAAACAGCCCACATCTATCTCGGGAATAAATTCCATAATCTCTGACGGCATGCTTGTGATAAAGCCTCCCCCGGCAACCAGCACGGCGTCAGGAGCGACCTCTTTAATCATTTTGCAAGCAGTTTTAATATAATTGTAGGTTGTAGTTAAGCCTCCGATACAAATAGCATCCCAATCATCGGCCTGACATACTTCCTTAACGGTTTCAATTGGTAGACGCCATGCATTGGCATCGTATACCTGTACCAGGTGTCCATGTCGAATAGAAATAGCCGCTAACAATGCAATACCGTAGGGAATATGCCTGGGAACATCTTCTTCACGGACCACGGGATTGATAAATAACACCTTAGCCATCGCAATAATTCTCCAAAAATTGGGTTAACGGCATACAATCCACGCCATCACCGAACAAAATTCCAGCTTCAGAACAATTTACAGTGTTGCTTGTAGCCTGCTTCAATAAACCTAACAAGTTATTACGGTACCAGTAGTAGGT includes these proteins:
- a CDS encoding acetyltransferase; this encodes MADTKRKQKLLIVGAGGHAVSCIDVVEQQGVYDILGLVGLPEEVGKKVLGYEVLGTDQDLPYLNQYAEAALIAVGQIKTIAPRREIAIQLLELGFTVPVVVSPHAYVSEHAQLGAGTIVMHGAIINANVRIGNFAIINSKALLEHDVQVGEFCHVSTMASINGSCRVGDNCFIGSQACIQDGLIIGSNSVIASNSLLRKNLSEGSSFVGHNNSKND
- a CDS encoding cytidylyltransferase domain-containing protein, which gives rise to MLQNLSVLAFIGARAGSKGLPGKNSRNLGGKPLVAWTIEAALGSEIITDTLVSTDSDEVIEIAKTLGVMAPFKRPESLAGDSAAIEDAISHGLNWLYENEGKNYDLVVMLQPTSPFRNCKQIDEAIRFYLNQRQSDLDTLVSVVKAPQKSAWLLSSNDDGKVSFCFPQPLKGHRRQKLPQFYYPNGAIYIGKAMLEPRGFYTENTWFFEMSEEDSIDIDSLSDLEAAEVLMKRRLNT
- a CDS encoding B12-binding domain-containing radical SAM protein is translated as MAKVLFINPVVREEDVPRHIPYGIALLAAISIRHGHLVQVYDANAWRLPIETVKEVCQADDWDAICIGGLTTTYNYIKTACKMIKEVAPDAVLVAGGGFITSMPSEIMEFIPEIDVGCLGESFVTFPEVLRYIDEGKTDFSKVRGTVFRDAQGKPHLADIRPNIHDLDLLPWPAWDLFPLDIYFANSSNLFSEEAAMAKRRMDVNGSFGCGLTCKYCWHLGTTGDMLVEENEEGEKDVVFTYGRNIRYHSPRYIVDMVKHLHKEYDIDFASFIDENFMTMDVASKGKWLKELCKLWIEEGLQPTCRKQGIEHDENCTGVHWNGTSHAGLHRPETLKLMYEAGCTHLVYGLESFDPTVLRNLGKGSNARKNKQSIGVCLESGIKPIPNIIIGFPEETFDSIRNTINALIELGITAKPHFATAYPGSEWYYTYKDSILEQYDGDLEAYLMDLGDASKITGVISHNFSPVQLLGLQEIVYQKNLRLLDVSEKHYANAQEHIKPIAVPKESFNIQKTKTSSPMEELSLGIDISNKITILDVTES